The Rhipicephalus sanguineus isolate Rsan-2018 chromosome 4, BIME_Rsan_1.4, whole genome shotgun sequence DNA window cggacaccggcggcagcggacaactacggcgccaaaaacggcccttgttgtaatCTCAAAACGCTGTAAAAAGAAATAAGGAACTACAACAAGCGATATGATCCCATGCCGCTGTGTTAACTTCGTGGGGGTAAGTAGTTCTGGAGTCACTGAACTCTCCTAGAGTTTTCCTAACTTTGTGGATGTGTAGGGGTCACTGCAATGGTCTTATCAAAGGCAATGAGGCAGTTCAAGGCCCCAGAAATATGATTACTAGCAATCTAGCCAATAGCGTTGAATGCTTTGGGCGCGTTGAGTTTCACGTGAAAGATACTAAAATAAAACCGACCGGGCTCTTTGCCTCCTAATGGTCATCGGGCATCGCGTGACTAATGGATAACACGTGTAGGCACTCTTATATAAGAGCCCCCCGCTACATTTTTTCAGTCAGCTGAACTTGTGCCCGCGAGTGGCTCCGAAAATGTTTCGCATTCAGTGGACGCTACTCCTGCTGCAATGTTGCAGCGTGCGGCTCGTCTTTGCTGAACCGTCTTGTCAGAAGTTTCAGACGGAGCCAGATCAGCTTTTCTTTAACTGCGGAGGTTTCACGACAGCGTCCGAGTTGGCCACGAAAATTATCCGTCCGGAGCACAGCAAGCACCACTTCATGCTATCCGAGAGCCGTCTTGAGCACCTACCCGTCGACACATTCGTGGACTTAGCGGCCACCAACGTAACGCTGAACAAAGTCCACATCGACAACTTCGACGCATCGCATCCCAACGCTTTCGAAAGTCTGAACGGTACACTGTTGGAGCTGGTATTCCTGAGAGGCAGCACCCTGCCGAAGTCGTGGAGTCTTCTCAAGAATGTCCTCTCGCTAGTTTCGCTGCGCTTCGAGAGGCAGGTAGTTTCGATCGACCACGACTGGAACAACCTGCCGCAGAGTCTTCGCGATATATTCATCACGGATTCTACAGTGTCGAGCATGGAACAAGGCGCACTCGCTGAACTCACGAAATTGGAGCAGTTCGAGATCAGTCTGAGTAGACTGGGTAATTTTTCGTGGTCTGTTTTGCCAAATCCTGCACCGTATCTGCACACGATAATCCTGAGGTAAGCTCGTGGCCGCTGGTCTGGACGCTATTGCACGGATTGGCACTAGTGTGTAGTGTGCCGTACAACTATTGTCTGTTGCAAAGGTGATAACGCAAGTCCCTAGGTCTTTTCAATTTCTTAAGCGGGGGTGTCCAGTACCCGCTTTGTGTTGCAGAGTACGCGGTGCGTAAGCAGTCTACCAGTCATACGAAATGAGCTACATTGCGCTTTTGAGAACAATCATTGTCAATTTGCTGTCTAAATATTATCAGGCGGGCCTTTCTAGCCCTTTCTAGATTTTTAGCCCTTTCTAGTTTG harbors:
- the LOC119390735 gene encoding uncharacterized protein LOC119390735 — protein: MFRIQWTLLLLQCCSVRLVFAEPSCQKFQTEPDQLFFNCGGFTTASELATKIIRPEHSKHHFMLSESRLEHLPVDTFVDLAATNVTLNKVHIDNFDASHPNAFESLNGTLLELVFLRGSTLPKSWSLLKNVLSLVSLRFERQVVSIDHDWNNLPQSLRDIFITDSTVSSMEQGALAELTKLEQFEISLSRLGNFSWSVLPNPAPYLHTIILRQNGLTEIPKGFNPQQFPALKSIHLESNAITDWDGETLDAIRTHPSSPRLILGAIPCDCPIRTLLQFPRERMSGTCSSPESLKHHLIDEIRIEELHC